The following proteins are co-located in the Eriocheir sinensis breed Jianghai 21 chromosome 1, ASM2467909v1, whole genome shotgun sequence genome:
- the LOC126996508 gene encoding protein Wnt-2-like, with product MVAISEGARAGLRECQRQFQHHRWNCSLASTSSSAFGHIVLVGSREAAYMYAVTSAGVTHSVTTACFRGNISTCGCDDRRRGRYSSSGWKWGGCSADIRFGVRFAKKFLDAREVEGDGRALMNLHNNRAGRRAVRSGMRTECKCHGVSGSCTVKTCWKTLPPFTFIGKHLFHKYRKAKSVSVHKAWSTASRGSKSAFPTRRAARRHRGSRRGGGSSDTRVMPFSFQQVWPGVATLQ from the exons ATGGTGGCCATCAGTGAAGGTGCGAGGGCGGGCCTGCGAGAGTGCCAGCGGCAGTTCCAGCATCATCGGTGGAACTGCTCCCTCGCGTCTACCAGCAGCAGCGCGTTCGGCCACATCGTTCTTGTGG GGAGCCGCGAGGCCGCCTACATGTATGCGGTGACCAGCGCGGGAGTCACCCACAGCGTCACGACCGCCTGCTTTCGTGGCAACATCTCCACCTGTGGCTGTGACGACCGCAGGCGAGGGCGGTACAGTTCTTCCGGGTGGAAATGGGGCGGCTGCAGCGCCGACATTAG GTTCGGGGTCAGGTTCGCGAAGAAGTTCCTGGACGCCCGCGAGGTGGAGGGGGACGGCCGCGCCCTCATGAACCTGCACAACAACCGGGCGGGACGCAGG GCGGTGCGGAGCGGGATGAGGACGGAGTGCAAGTGCCACGGCGTGTCGGGCTCCTGCACCGTCAAGACCTGCTGGAAGACCCTCCCGCCCTTCACCTTCATCGGGAAGCACCTCTTCCACAAGTACAGGAAGGCCAAGTCCGTCTCAGTGCATAAG GCCTGGAGCACCGCTTCACGAGGAAGTAAATCTGCATTCCCGACGAGACGAGCGGCGAGGCGGCACCGCGGCTCCAGGCGGGGCGGCGGCTCCTCCGACACCCGCGTCATGCCCTTCAGCTTCCAGCAG gtgtggccaggtgttgCAACCCTCCAATAA